AGATCGTCGGTCTCGCGCCCGCTCAGCATGTGATTCGTCTTGCCCTGCCGGTCGAGCTGCCGCGCACGCGCTTGCGCGACCCGGGCGGCGACCGCGGCGCTCGGCTCGCCGGGCGCCGTCGCGCGTGATGCGAGTTCGGCCGGCGACAGCGCGGGCAGGTCGATCTGGATGTCGATGCGATCGAGCAGCGGCCCCGACAGCTTGCGCAGGTAGCGCGTGGCGAGGTCCGGCGAGCAGCGGCAGCGCCCGGACGGATCGCCGTGCCAGCCGCACGGGCACGGATTCATCGCGGCGATCAGCTGGCACGCGGCGGGGAAGTCGACCTGCTGCGCCGCGCGCGAGATCGTGATGCGGCCGGCTTCCAGCGGCTCGCGCAGCATCTCCAGCACGTGCCGGTCGAATTCGGGCAACTCGTCGAGAAACAGCACGCCGAGGTGCGCGAGCGTGAGCTCGCCCGGTTGCGGCGGGTTGCGGCCGCCGACCAGCGCGGCGGCGCTCGACGAATGATGCGGCGAGCGGAACGGCCGCCGCCGCCACTGCGCGGGCGAGAAGCCGATGCGGCTCGCGGAAAGCAGCGCGGCCGACGCCAGCGCTTCGTCGTCGGTCAGCGGTGGCAGGAGCCCTGGCAGCCGCGCGGCCAGCATCGACTTGCCGGCGCCGGGCGGCCCGACCATCAGCATGTGGTGCCCGCCCGCGGCGGCGACCTCGAGCGCGCGCCGGGCACCGCGCTGGCCGACCACGTCCGCGAGATCGGGCGCGGGCGGTGTCGGCAGGCCGTCGAGGCACGGCGCCGCGACCGGTGCGAGCCGGCCGTCCGGCGCACCGGCGAGGTGTGCGCACAGCGCGGGCAGGTCGGGCGCGCCGAACACCGTGACGCCCGGCACGAGCGCGGCCTCGGCGGCGCTGTCGAGCGGCAGGTAGAGCTCGGGCGGACGGGCTGCGGCCGCCGGCCCGGACGGCGCGACGGCCGCGGCGTGAGACCCGAGGCCCGTGCCGGTCCCTGCGGCGGCGGGCCCGAAGCCAGATCCGGTCTCCGCGGCGCTGGAGCCGAAGTCCGCTCCAGTCGCCGCGGCGCGCCAGTCCCGTGCCGCGCCGCACGCCATCGCGAACGCGCCCCGCATCGGCCGCAGCGCGCCGGTCAGCGACAGTTCGCCCGCGAATTCGCGGCCGGCCAGCGCGTCGGCCGGAATCTGGCCGTTCGCCGCGAGGATGCCGAGC
This window of the Burkholderia cepacia GG4 genome carries:
- a CDS encoding YifB family Mg chelatase-like AAA ATPase encodes the protein MSLAVVRSRAPAAGRAPDVTVEVHLANGLPSFSIVGLPDLEVRESRERVRAALQNCGFEFPVRRITVNLAPADLPKESGRFDLPIALGILAANGQIPADALAGREFAGELSLTGALRPMRGAFAMACGAARDWRAAATGADFGSSAAETGSGFGPAAAGTGTGLGSHAAAVAPSGPAAAARPPELYLPLDSAAEAALVPGVTVFGAPDLPALCAHLAGAPDGRLAPVAAPCLDGLPTPPAPDLADVVGQRGARRALEVAAAGGHHMLMVGPPGAGKSMLAARLPGLLPPLTDDEALASAALLSASRIGFSPAQWRRRPFRSPHHSSSAAALVGGRNPPQPGELTLAHLGVLFLDELPEFDRHVLEMLREPLEAGRITISRAAQQVDFPAACQLIAAMNPCPCGWHGDPSGRCRCSPDLATRYLRKLSGPLLDRIDIQIDLPALSPAELASRATAPGEPSAAVAARVAQARARQLDRQGKTNHMLSGRETDDLCRPTDDGERLLREAGERFGWSARAYFRVLKVARTIADLAGDPLPTAAQIAEAIRYRRALTTL